In the Drosophila gunungcola strain Sukarami unplaced genomic scaffold, Dgunungcola_SK_2 000001F, whole genome shotgun sequence genome, one interval contains:
- the LOC128262468 gene encoding enhancer of split M1 protein: MKIYINVLLGLILVGSGWSQNCNRPCGPCILPTCNYDGKCYYEGSSACGLENEKCRRRMNKLPPFIKTDAGFCEEGVTLCN, from the exons ATGAAGATATATATTAATGTACTCCTGG GTTTAATACTAGTGGGTTCTGGATGGAGCCAAAATTGCAATAGGCCTTGTGGGCCGTGCATATTGCCAACATGCAACTACGATGGAAAATGTTACTACGAGGGATCCAGCGCCTGTGGACTTGAGAACGAGAAGTGCCGCCGAAGGATGAACAAACTTCCCC CATTCATAAAAACCGATGCGGGATTTTGCGAGGAAGGTGTCACATTGTGTAATTAG